Proteins from a single region of Oncorhynchus tshawytscha isolate Ot180627B linkage group LG03, Otsh_v2.0, whole genome shotgun sequence:
- the LOC112236950 gene encoding heterogeneous nuclear ribonucleoprotein A3, whose protein sequence is MEGHEHREPEQLRKLFIGGLSFETTEESLRIHFEQWGNLTDSVVMRDPNNKRSRGFGFVTYSCVEEVDACMAARPHKVDGRVVEPKRAVSREDSNRPGAHLTVKKIFVGGIKEDTREDHIREYFETYGRIETIDIMEERATGKKRGFCFVSFDDNDTVDKIVAQKYHTINSHNCEVRKALPKQEMEASNQRNRGGGSGNFMGRGGNSGGGNFGQGGYGGGRGGDGYNGYGGEGGNYSGGPGYRGGRGGGYGGGSPGYGNQGGGFGGGYDNYNDRGNFRGNFGGGRGGNYNDFGNYGGPQSSYGPMKGNNFGGRNSGGGPYGGGYGSGGGSGHGYGSQRY, encoded by the exons ATGGAG GGTCATGAACATAGGGAGCCTGAACAGCTCAGGAAGCTGTTCATTGGGGGCCTAAGTTTTGAAACCACTGAGGAAAGTTTAAGGATCCATTTTGAACAATGGGGAAACCTCACAGACAGTGTG GTAATGCGGGACCCAAACAACAAGCGCTCGAGAGGGTTCGGCTTTGTAACATACTCCTGTGTGGAGGAGGTGGATGCCTGCATGGCAGCTCGCCCTCATAAGGTGGACGGACGTGTTGTTGAACCTAAAAGGGCTGTATCGAGAGAG GACTCTAACAGACCGGGTGCCCACCTGACAGTGAAGAAGATATTTGTTGGGGGGATCAAGGAAGACACACGGGAGGACCATATCAGGGAGTACTTTGAGACCTACGGGAGGATCGAGACCATTGACATTATGGAGGAACGCGCAACTGGGAAAAAGAGGGGATTCTGCTTTGTCTCATTTGATGACAATGACACTGTGGATAAAATTGTTG CTCAGAAATACCACACAATAAACAGCCACAATTGCGAAGTCAGAAAAGCACTCCCAAAACAGGAAATGGAGGCGTCCAATCAGAGGA ATAGGGGTGGTGGCTCTGGAAACTTCATGGGCAGAGGTGGTAACTCTGGTGGTGGCAACTTTGGGCAAG GAGGCTACGGTGGCggaagaggaggggatggatacAATGGATACGGTGGAGAGG GTGGAAACTACAGTGGGGGACCTGGCTACAGAGGTGGACGTGGTGGCGGGTATGGGGGAGGAAGTCCTGGGTATGGTAACCAGGGAGGAGGCTTTGGAGGAGGATATGATAACTACAATGACAGAGGCAACTTTAGAG GGAACTTTGGTGGTGGAAGGGGTGGAAATTACAATGACTTTGGCAACTACGGAGGACCGCAATCTAGCTATGGTCCCATGAAGGGGAACAACTTTGGTGGCAGAAACTCTGGTGGTGGCCCCTATGGAG GTGGCTACGGCTCAGGCGGTGGAAGTGGGCATGGCTACGGCTCACAGCGATATTGA